TCTTTCCTTGCCGCAAATCAAACGGCGTGCCGGCGACATCCAAGACGCGGCCTGTCGGAATCAACTCCTCATTCAGCTCCAACACACGGGAGCTTTGGATGGTCAGCGTGTGATCCAAAATATCACGCTTGCCGTTGCCGCTTAAGTTAAAATACGTATGGTTCGTCAAATTGACAAGCGTCGTTTTGTTCGAACGGGCCCGGTACGTGACGGTCCATTCGTTGTTATTATTGAGCCAATACGCTACTTGAACATGAACCGTTCCCGGATATCCCTCCTCCCCGTCCGGGCTTGTGTACGAAAAGACGATCCCAACCGCATCATCGCGCTGAACCGGTTCCGCCTGCCAAAGCACGCGATGGAATCCGTTCGGGCCGCCGTGCAAGTGGTTGTTGTTCTCATTTTTCGCCAACCGGTACGTGACGCCATCAAGCTCAAAACTCGCCCCTTGAATGCGCCCCGCCACCCGGCCGATCACCGCGCCAAAGTAAGGCTCATTCTCCACATACGGCTCAAACCGATCAAACCCAAGTACGACATTTTCGATGTTGCTGTTCCGGTCTGGAACGCGGATGTCCGTCACGATGCATCCGTAGTTTGTCGTCGACAGTTCCATGCCGCGATCATTGACCAAGGTGAACAACAGAATATCGTTTCCATTAAGTTCGGACCACTTTTCGTATGTAATGTTCATCTCGATTCTCCTTCCTTTATAATTGTACGATCTCTTCCGTTTTCATCGATGTGCGACAAGCGTCGAGCGCCCGCGCCTGTTTGATCATGCGCTCCGGCGAATACAACAGCGGTGTGCCTTCGAGAATGGCGCGCGAAAAGTGCTCGATTTGCAGCGCGTATTGGTCGCCTGCCACCGTTTCCTCGCGCTCGCTGCCATCAGCCGTTACGATCGTAATCCGTCCCTCTCCATCATCCACATCCGGCCGATACGCCCGCGAAACAATGATTTTCCCCTTCGTGCCAATAACTTCGTATTCGTTCTGAAAGAGCATGTCAAAACTGCACGTGAACTGCACAAGAACACCGTTTTCCATCCTCATCCAACCATTCGTCGTTAAATCGACCGAACGGTGCGGATCAAAATGGGATTGAACAAATAATTCGATTGGTTCGGCGTCAAGGATGTGTCTCGTCGAGTGCACGCAATAGCAGCCGACATCGAATAGGCTTCCCCCGCCAAGCTTAGGGTTCATGCGGATATTCGTTGCCCGGTCTTGCAAGTAAAAGGAGAAATGGGTGCGCATATACTTGACTTCGCCGATCTCGCTAGCGGCCAAAAGCTGTTTGACCCGTTCATGCTGCGGATGGAATTGGTACATGAATGCTTCCATGAATAAAACACCGTTTTCTTCACACGATCTGATCATGCGTCGGACATCCTCTTCACATAAGGCAGCCGGTTTTTCGCAAAGCACATGTTTTTTCTTCTTTGCCGCTTTGATCGTCCATTCCGCGTGCAAGCTGTTCGGAAGCGGAATGTACACCGCATCGATGTCCGGGTCATCAAGCAGCTGTTCGTAGTTGTTATACGCCTTCGGAATCCCGAGCTCCCGCGCCGCTTGATCGGCCTTTCCATTTTCACTGGCGATTGCCATAACTTCCGCATGACTCGTTCGGCGAATCGCCGAAATCATCACCTCTTTGGCAATAGCGGCGGTGCTGATGATGCCAAAGTGGACTTGGCGTTTCATTTTTTCATTCTCTCCTTTCGATTTTCAAAGAGATAGGCTAGCATTAAAATGAGCTAGCCTCTTCCCGCTTTTTTACATCTTGAACTCAACTTGCCTTACTTTTACTTGAGATATCTGCCCAAACGGCAACAATTAAAATTAATCCTTTCACAATGTATTGCCAAAAGGTCTCAATGTTCATCATGCTCATACCGTTATCGATACTAGCCATAATAAGGGCGCCGATAATCCCCCCAACGATATTTCCTCTTCCTCCCATTAGGCTCGTGCCACCAATAACACAAGCAGCAATAGCATCCAGCTCATACATCTCCCCAGCACTGACTGTCGCTGCATTGAGTCGGCTTGTCAAAATGATACCCGCTACCGCCGAAAGTGCTCCCATTAAGATGAAGACAGCTAATACAACACGCTTGATATTGATCCCAGATAGAGCGGCCGCCTCAATATTCCCGCCAATCGCATAAATATATCGTCCAAACGGAGTCTTAACGGCAATCAATACAAAGACAATCGCCAATAAAACAACGATCAGCATCGGAATAGGAACGCCGTAATAACGATTTAACATATACACCAATACTAAAATGCATAGCGAGTAAACTGCTGTTTTGCCATAATCATTTATTTTGGAATTGAGCGTTAAGCCTAACTGTTTTCGTTTCTTTCTATTTCGTCCTAAAGAAAGAAACAATAAAATGATACTGACAGCAACTAAAATGTAGCCGATTACGTAAGGGAGATAACTGTTTCCTATAGCTTCGAAACTATTGTCTAACGGCGCTACAGTCTCCCCATTGCTAATCCCAATCAAAATTCCTCGAAAAACTAACATCCCACCTAAAGTTACAATGAAAGCAGGAACACCTCGATAAGCAACCCACCATCCTTGCCAAAGTCCAATTAATACGCCAGCAACAATAGCTACAACAATAACAGAGACTGTTCCCCAGCCATACCATACTTGCAAAATCGCAGCGATTCCCCCGGTCAGTCCGACAACAGATCCAACTGATAAATCAATATGACCTGCTATAATGACCAGTGTCATACCAATCGCCAAAATCGAAATGACAGACATCTGCATAAATAAGTTCGATAAATTTCGTGACGATATAAACTCTCCATCAGTTAAAACACCGAAAATAACGGCGATAAACACTAATGCTATAATCAGCGTATAAGAACGAAAGTCAAATTTCCATTGTATTTTCCCGTTTGCTTGACTCTCTGAGGTTGCTGTAGAAATCGGGCTTTTCATCCTCATTTTCCTCCCGTTGCACAAGTCATAATTTTCTCTTGGGTGGCCTCATGACGCTGAAACTCCCCGGTTATTCTTCCCTCGGACATGACTAAAATGCGATCCGACATTCCCATGACTTCTGGCAACTCAGATGAAATTAAAACAATTCCCACTCCCTGACTAGCTAACTCGTTAATAATTTTGTAAATTTCGTACTTTGCCCCGACATCGATTCCGCGAGTCGGTTCATCCAAAATCAATATTTTCGGGCTATTTAAAAGCCATTTGCTTAAAACGACTTTTTGCTGGTTTCCACCGCTTAGTTGGGATACTTTCGCTTCTAAAGTAGGAGCTTTTAATTTCATTCTTTTCGTTATTTCTTCTGCCTGCTTCACTTCTAACGCATGATCAATAACGTTCCATTTTGTGACTTTTTTCAAAGCGACAAGAGTGGAATTCTTAATAATATCCATCTCTAAAACGAGACCATACTTTTTTCGGTCTTCAGATACATACGCCATTCCGTACTGAATCGCCTCTGCAGGACGGCGAATATCAACTTGTTTCCCATCAATCCAAACTGTTCCTCTTTTCTTGCCATGATAGGCACCGAATAGGCTAGTAAACAATTCGGTTCTCCCTGAACCCATCAATCCTGAGATTCCGAGAATTTCCCCTGCTTTTAATGAAAATGAAACATCGTGAATTACTTCCCTTCCCGTTTGTTCATCAATGACAGAATAGTGGTCAACTTTGAGAATTTCTTTCCCAACATTCCTTGGTTCATACGGATATAATTCATTTAATTCCCTTCCAACCATTTTTGCAATAATCTGCTCTTCTGTCAGCAGTTCGATACGATCGGTGCTGATTGTTTGGCCATCACGCAAAACGGTTACCGTATCTGCCAATTCCATAACTTCATTCAGTCTATGGGAGATATAAATGCAAGTTACTCCTTGAGAACGAAGATCGCACAAAATATTTTTTAAGGTGGCAACATCACTATCGGTTAATGCTGCTGTCGGTTCGTCTAAAATAATAATTTTAGCATTTTTTGAGAGTGCTTTAGCAATTTCAATTAACTGCTGTTTGCCCACCGTTAAATTGCGAACCTTTGTCTCTGGGTCAATGTCCAACCCAATTTTCTGCAACCATTTCTGTGCCTCAGAATATAAACGATTCCAATCAATATATTTACCTCGCATTAGTTCATGACCGAGAAACAAGTTCTCCGCAACCGTCATTTCCTCGACTACAGCTAGTTCTTGATAAATAATCGCAATTCCTGCTTCTTGAGACTCTTTAATATTTCGAAATCGGACTTCTTTTCCCTCGATATAGATCTTTCCATCATATGTTCCATATGGATAAACACCACTTAAGACTTTCATCAAGGTAGACTTTCCTGCGCCATTTTCACCACAAAGGGCATGAATTTCCCCCTTACGGACAGAAAAAGTCACGTTGTCCAACGCCCGAACCCCTGGAAACTCTTTTGTAATCCCCTTCATTTCCAAAATATACGGTTGCATATATCCCACCTACTAACAAAGATAGTTAGATTAATAAACTAAGTTTAGAAGCTACGGGCAGCATCCATCTCGTTACGACAAGGATGGCTGCCCGTATATCAATCATAACGAATTACGGACGCGGCGGGCGTTTGTCTTCAGGAACATTTTTGTAAACTTCGTCATACGAATGGAATCCATCTTTAATAACAGTGTCAATCACATTATCTTTATCTACCATAATCGGATCCAGTTTAATAAACGGCACGTCTACCTTCCCATTATTCACTGTTTCGTCCGCTTGAATTTTTTCACCCTTCGCCAGCTGTACTGCAACTTCAGCAGACTTTGTTGCGATGCTTTTAATCGGTTTGTACACGGTCATTGATTGAGTTCCTTCCACAATTCGCTGAACGGCAGCCAAGTCGGCGTCCTGGCCAGAAATCGCTACTTTTCCGTCAAGACCTTGAGCCTTCAGCGCTTGAATCGCCCCGCCTGCAGTACTGTCGTTCGATGCTACAATGGCATCAATTTGGTTTTTATTGGCTGTCAATGCATTTTCAATAATTCTCATCGCTTCAGAAGCTTGCCAGTCTTTTGCCCATTGATCCCCGACAACCTTAATATCGCCTTTATCAATCAATGGCTGTAAAACATTCATTTGTCCTTCTCTAAACATCTTCGCGTTATTATCGGTCGGTGAGCCGCCCAATAGGAAGTAGTTTCCTTTAGGTACTTTTTTCACCAAATACTCAGCCTGCATCTCACCGACACGCACGTTGTCAAAGGAAACATACGCATCGACATCTGCATTCATAATCAGGCGGTCATAGGCTAGCACTTTGACCCCTTCTTTTTTAGCTTGCTGAACAACAGGAGATAATGATTCTGTATTAACAGCTACAATGACTAAAACGTCAATTCCTTGGGATAACATGTTTTGTATTTGGGATAATTGTTTCTCACTATCCCCGTTCGCTGACTGGACGATGACATCAGCTCCCAGCTTTTTCGCCTCTTGTACAAAGATATCACGGTCATGCTGCCATCTTTCTAGTGTTAGGTCAGATACGGAAAAGCCAATTTTAATTTTCTCGTCTTGACCTGTCTGGCCCCCACTTTTGTTTCCGCTTTCATTTTTGGCAACGTCTTGTCCGCAAGCGGAAAGCATTAGCAAAACGAGAGACAACAGTAGAACAGAAATGAAAATTTTTCGGACGGTCTTCATTGTGATCCCCCTTTATTATTTTCTAGAACTTTCAGTATAAATTATAAGATAATTATCTTGGTTTGTCTATCATACAAACGAATATAATATAAATTTTTTTATTTAGGGAAACATCTCCTTACGATGAACAGGGATTAATCTAGGGGCAGTAACTTCAACTCAAGCATAATCTTCAACCAACTGGGGATTCTTATATTTATGTTAACGGGGGATGGGGGATCACTCTCTCTTCGTCCCCCTAGTCCCAAAACTAGTAGATAAAATGATCAATCACTATTTTATACCTAACCTACTTCTCACTAATATCCTCGATGAACCACCTTGTTCAACCCCCTCTCTTTTCTCTTCCATACAGCAATCATCCCTATGGCGATGAGCCCGAGGGTGCCGGCGAAATAAAAAGCGAAAGGAAGAGCGATGAGCTCGTTGACGATGCCGGCAAGGTACGGACCGCCAAACATGCCGATGGCGTAAATCGCCTGATACGTTCCCATGGCGGTCGCCTTTTGGCTTTCATCAACGGATTCAATCGACATTCCTAACAACAAAGGGAATAAAAGGCCGAGGAAAAAGCCGCTCCCGATTTGGACGATATAAACAAACAAGCTTCCGCTGGCAACTGGAATCAAGAACGTAAACAAGGCGCTGCCGAAAAAGGCAATGGCCAAGGACCGCCATTTTCCGAGTAAAGGAACGACCGTCTTTCCGATGAACACCGTCGCAATGGCGTGAGGGATCATAAAGCAAACCATCAGAAGGCTTAAATCGTTTTCATTGAGGCCTGTCCTTAAGGCATACGCCGGTGTGAAGCCAAAGATGGTCGTAAACATGATCCCGTGGGCCAACACGGATAAAACGGAGACTTTGAGCAACAACGGTTCCTTCATCACAGAAAAAAGGTCTTTGAGTTGGACGGTTTGCGGCCGCGCCGATCTCTCGCCTTGTTTTTCCTCCTTAATGGATAAGGAGAGAACAACACCCACCGCGGCCAGACATCCCCCAGCCCAAAACGGGGCGTGCCATCCCCAGCGGTCCACGATCGATCCGCTCACGGTCATGCCGACCAGCTGTGCCAACACCACGACAAGCGAAATTTGGCCCATCGCCCGATGGGTGTCTTCCGGACGGAAGTAACTAGCATACAGAACCGTAAAGACGACCCACGTCGCGGCGGCGACGCCAGCGAGCGCTCTTGCCACAAGCGCCCATCCTAAGCTGTTCGTGATCGCAAACAGCCACCCGCTTCCCATAGCAGCCGCCATACCGAGCGTGACAAACGGCTTTCTCCTTTGCACCATATCCGAGACAAGGCCGATCGGAATGCGGCATAAAAACTGCATGAGGCCGTAACTGCCCAAGACAAGCCCGACAAACGAATACGCCCCTCCCAGCTGTTCCACATACGGAGACAGGATCGGTATATAAATAAAAAGAGACAACCAAAAGAAAAAGGAGGCGATGAGGAACATCGCCACATCCTTGCGCCATGGGCTGTGAGCCACCCCACTCCCCCCTTTGCGTGTTCATGTATGGCTACACCGAAGGCAACAAGGTCTCTGTTGCCTTCTTTGCCGAACCGAATTCGCGAATTTTTTGTTTGACCGTCTGTTTCACTTCTTCTCTTCCGGCGCCAAGGTATTTCCTCGGATCATACAGTCCCTCGTTCTCGCGGAACATGCGGCAAATGCCGCGGGTAAAGGCCCATTGGTTCTCGGTGTTGACATTGATTTTCGCCGTTCCGAAGGAAATCGCCTTTTGAATATCGGCCAGCGGAATTCCTGTTCCGCCATGCAGGACAAGAGGAACCCCAGTTCGGCGCCCGATCTCTTCCATCTGGGCAAATCCC
Above is a window of Geobacillus thermoleovorans DNA encoding:
- a CDS encoding Gfo/Idh/MocA family protein, which translates into the protein MKRQVHFGIISTAAIAKEVMISAIRRTSHAEVMAIASENGKADQAARELGIPKAYNNYEQLLDDPDIDAVYIPLPNSLHAEWTIKAAKKKKHVLCEKPAALCEEDVRRMIRSCEENGVLFMEAFMYQFHPQHERVKQLLAASEIGEVKYMRTHFSFYLQDRATNIRMNPKLGGGSLFDVGCYCVHSTRHILDAEPIELFVQSHFDPHRSVDLTTNGWMRMENGVLVQFTCSFDMLFQNEYEVIGTKGKIIVSRAYRPDVDDGEGRITIVTADGSEREETVAGDQYALQIEHFSRAILEGTPLLYSPERMIKQARALDACRTSMKTEEIVQL
- a CDS encoding aldose epimerase family protein codes for the protein MNITYEKWSELNGNDILLFTLVNDRGMELSTTNYGCIVTDIRVPDRNSNIENVVLGFDRFEPYVENEPYFGAVIGRVAGRIQGASFELDGVTYRLAKNENNNHLHGGPNGFHRVLWQAEPVQRDDAVGIVFSYTSPDGEEGYPGTVHVQVAYWLNNNNEWTVTYRARSNKTTLVNLTNHTYFNLSGNGKRDILDHTLTIQSSRVLELNEELIPTGRVLDVAGTPFDLRQGKTIREAVESGHPQIELVGGGYDHPFWLDRHHDKEIVLSDPESGRILTVETDEVGVVVYTSNQLPEGLDLGGVPSRKYLGICLETQGLPDAIHHPQFPSIVLPADKEQVSMTRYRFSVD
- the xylF gene encoding D-xylose ABC transporter substrate-binding protein, whose product is MKTVRKIFISVLLLSLVLLMLSACGQDVAKNESGNKSGGQTGQDEKIKIGFSVSDLTLERWQHDRDIFVQEAKKLGADVIVQSANGDSEKQLSQIQNMLSQGIDVLVIVAVNTESLSPVVQQAKKEGVKVLAYDRLIMNADVDAYVSFDNVRVGEMQAEYLVKKVPKGNYFLLGGSPTDNNAKMFREGQMNVLQPLIDKGDIKVVGDQWAKDWQASEAMRIIENALTANKNQIDAIVASNDSTAGGAIQALKAQGLDGKVAISGQDADLAAVQRIVEGTQSMTVYKPIKSIATKSAEVAVQLAKGEKIQADETVNNGKVDVPFIKLDPIMVDKDNVIDTVIKDGFHSYDEVYKNVPEDKRPPRP
- a CDS encoding MFS transporter: MAHSPWRKDVAMFLIASFFFWLSLFIYIPILSPYVEQLGGAYSFVGLVLGSYGLMQFLCRIPIGLVSDMVQRRKPFVTLGMAAAMGSGWLFAITNSLGWALVARALAGVAAATWVVFTVLYASYFRPEDTHRAMGQISLVVVLAQLVGMTVSGSIVDRWGWHAPFWAGGCLAAVGVVLSLSIKEEKQGERSARPQTVQLKDLFSVMKEPLLLKVSVLSVLAHGIMFTTIFGFTPAYALRTGLNENDLSLLMVCFMIPHAIATVFIGKTVVPLLGKWRSLAIAFFGSALFTFLIPVASGSLFVYIVQIGSGFFLGLLFPLLLGMSIESVDESQKATAMGTYQAIYAIGMFGGPYLAGIVNELIALPFAFYFAGTLGLIAIGMIAVWKRKERGLNKVVHRGY
- a CDS encoding xylose ABC transporter ATP-binding protein codes for the protein MQPYILEMKGITKEFPGVRALDNVTFSVRKGEIHALCGENGAGKSTLMKVLSGVYPYGTYDGKIYIEGKEVRFRNIKESQEAGIAIIYQELAVVEEMTVAENLFLGHELMRGKYIDWNRLYSEAQKWLQKIGLDIDPETKVRNLTVGKQQLIEIAKALSKNAKIIILDEPTAALTDSDVATLKNILCDLRSQGVTCIYISHRLNEVMELADTVTVLRDGQTISTDRIELLTEEQIIAKMVGRELNELYPYEPRNVGKEILKVDHYSVIDEQTGREVIHDVSFSLKAGEILGISGLMGSGRTELFTSLFGAYHGKKRGTVWIDGKQVDIRRPAEAIQYGMAYVSEDRKKYGLVLEMDIIKNSTLVALKKVTKWNVIDHALEVKQAEEITKRMKLKAPTLEAKVSQLSGGNQQKVVLSKWLLNSPKILILDEPTRGIDVGAKYEIYKIINELASQGVGIVLISSELPEVMGMSDRILVMSEGRITGEFQRHEATQEKIMTCATGGK
- a CDS encoding sugar ABC transporter permease — its product is MKSPISTATSESQANGKIQWKFDFRSYTLIIALVFIAVIFGVLTDGEFISSRNLSNLFMQMSVISILAIGMTLVIIAGHIDLSVGSVVGLTGGIAAILQVWYGWGTVSVIVVAIVAGVLIGLWQGWWVAYRGVPAFIVTLGGMLVFRGILIGISNGETVAPLDNSFEAIGNSYLPYVIGYILVAVSIILLFLSLGRNRKKRKQLGLTLNSKINDYGKTAVYSLCILVLVYMLNRYYGVPIPMLIVVLLAIVFVLIAVKTPFGRYIYAIGGNIEAAALSGINIKRVVLAVFILMGALSAVAGIILTSRLNAATVSAGEMYELDAIAACVIGGTSLMGGRGNIVGGIIGALIMASIDNGMSMMNIETFWQYIVKGLILIVAVWADISSKSKAS